From a region of the Pectobacterium aquaticum genome:
- the rlmA gene encoding 23S rRNA (guanine(745)-N(1))-methyltransferase: MSYQCPLCQLPLERHPRQWTCGKHSFDCAKEGYVNLLPVQFKRSKQPGDSAEMMQARRSFLDAGHYQPLRDAVAQHVDRIVADGAVALLDIGCGEGYYTAEFAHRLTSRKTMTIYGLDVSKAAIQRAAKRYDNVEFCVASSQRLPFQDQSLDAVVKIYAPCNDAELQRTVKIGGWVVTVSPGPRHLYQLKAEVYDEVLLHPSKDEVLAGFQLMDQQTLAYPMPLSGSEAAALLQMTPFAWRATPDVSERLQAATAFSCETDFIVRLHQRVDSDAVVA, from the coding sequence ATGAGTTATCAGTGTCCGCTATGCCAGTTACCTCTGGAGCGACACCCGCGGCAATGGACGTGTGGTAAACATAGCTTTGACTGTGCGAAAGAAGGGTACGTCAATCTGCTGCCAGTACAGTTTAAGCGTTCAAAACAGCCTGGCGATAGCGCTGAAATGATGCAGGCGCGGCGCAGCTTTCTGGACGCTGGTCACTATCAACCGCTGCGCGACGCCGTTGCGCAGCACGTTGATCGTATTGTGGCGGATGGCGCTGTGGCGCTGCTGGATATCGGCTGTGGCGAAGGGTATTACACCGCAGAGTTTGCTCATCGTCTTACATCGCGCAAAACGATGACGATATACGGGCTGGATGTTTCCAAGGCGGCGATTCAGCGGGCGGCAAAGCGGTATGACAACGTTGAGTTTTGCGTCGCCTCCAGCCAGCGGCTGCCTTTTCAGGACCAATCCCTTGATGCTGTGGTAAAGATCTATGCGCCGTGTAATGACGCGGAATTACAGCGCACCGTTAAGATTGGCGGTTGGGTGGTGACGGTATCTCCGGGGCCACGACATCTTTATCAACTGAAAGCAGAAGTCTACGATGAGGTGTTATTACATCCGAGCAAAGATGAAGTGCTCGCAGGCTTTCAGCTTATGGATCAGCAAACGCTCGCGTATCCGATGCCGCTATCTGGGAGTGAGGCTGCGGCGCTATTGCAAATGACGCCTTTTGCCTGGCGGGCAACGCCAGACGTCAGCGAGCGGCTGCAGGCGGCCACCGCGTTTAGTTGTGAAACGGACTTTATTGTCCGCTTGCATCAGCGTGTTGATAGCGACGCGGTAGTTGCGTAA
- the cspE gene encoding transcription antiterminator/RNA stability regulator CspE — MAKIKGQVKWFNESKGFGFITPADGSKDVFVHFSAIQGNGFKTLAEGQNVEFEIQDGQKGPSAVNVTAL, encoded by the coding sequence ATGGCAAAGATTAAAGGTCAGGTTAAGTGGTTCAATGAGTCTAAAGGCTTTGGTTTCATCACTCCTGCTGACGGCAGCAAAGATGTATTCGTACACTTCTCTGCAATTCAAGGCAACGGCTTCAAAACTCTGGCTGAAGGCCAGAACGTAGAATTCGAAATTCAGGATGGCCAGAAAGGTCCTTCTGCAGTAAACGTCACTGCGCTGTAA
- a CDS encoding DUF2627 domain-containing protein: MNGIFSKEDLSSTFSVACCFSADPYLSASSSNDFGLSV, from the coding sequence ATGAATGGCATTTTCAGTAAAGAAGACTTAAGTTCAACCTTTAGCGTTGCATGCTGCTTCTCTGCCGATCCTTATCTTAGTGCCTCAAGCAGTAACGACTTTGGTTTGTCTGTATAA
- a CDS encoding DUF986 family protein, with protein MTMTDITLVVLIALALVYAIYDEFIMDKRKGKTHLLVPLKRINRLDTLIFIGLVGILIYQNVMSNGAIITTYLLISLAFMACYLAYIRRPKLVFKSTGFFYANIFIPYIRIKNMNLSEDGVLVIELEKRRLLIQVEQLDDLERIYKFMIENQ; from the coding sequence ATGACGATGACGGATATCACTCTGGTGGTGTTAATTGCATTAGCACTGGTTTATGCCATCTACGATGAGTTCATCATGGACAAACGCAAAGGGAAAACACACCTCCTCGTCCCGCTGAAGCGGATTAACCGGCTCGATACGCTGATTTTTATCGGCTTAGTCGGCATTCTTATTTATCAGAATGTGATGAGCAATGGTGCCATTATCACCACCTATCTTTTGATTTCGCTGGCCTTCATGGCGTGCTATCTCGCTTATATTCGCCGCCCCAAACTGGTTTTTAAATCAACCGGGTTCTTTTATGCGAATATATTCATTCCTTATATCAGAATTAAAAATATGAATTTATCTGAGGATGGCGTATTAGTTATCGAACTTGAGAAACGTCGATTATTGATACAGGTTGAACAGCTCGACGATTTAGAGAGAATATATAAATTTATGATTGAAAATCAATGA
- the mntP gene encoding manganese efflux pump MntP yields the protein MNMSATLILALGMSMDAFAASIGKGAVLHNPRFRDAIRTGLIFGVIEAITPLIGWALGFFASQYILEWDHWVAFTLLLILGGRMIVEGLKGSSDCRCEKVKNHSLALLVCTAVATSLDAMAIGVGLAFLQVNIFHTAMVIGCATMIMVTLGMMIGRYIGPILGKKAEVMGGLVLIGIGCNILYEHLGYAA from the coding sequence ATGAACATGTCAGCAACACTTATCCTAGCATTGGGTATGTCAATGGATGCCTTCGCCGCGTCAATCGGTAAAGGTGCCGTCCTGCATAATCCCCGTTTCCGCGATGCCATTCGTACTGGCCTCATTTTTGGTGTTATCGAAGCTATCACCCCGCTCATCGGCTGGGCACTCGGTTTTTTTGCCAGCCAATATATTCTCGAATGGGATCACTGGGTTGCCTTTACGCTGTTACTGATTCTGGGTGGCCGCATGATCGTTGAGGGGCTCAAGGGTTCTTCGGACTGCCGCTGCGAAAAAGTCAAAAATCATAGTCTGGCACTGCTAGTTTGTACCGCGGTTGCCACCAGCCTGGATGCCATGGCAATTGGCGTCGGTTTAGCTTTTCTTCAGGTCAATATTTTCCATACCGCCATGGTCATTGGCTGTGCCACCATGATTATGGTAACGCTCGGAATGATGATTGGCCGCTATATCGGCCCGATTCTCGGCAAAAAAGCAGAAGTTATGGGCGGGCTGGTTCTGATTGGTATCGGCTGCAATATCCTGTACGAACACCTCGGCTACGCCGCCTGA